Below is a window of Sulfitobacter sp. SK012 DNA.
GCCTTATGCCCCCCGGAAGTCGGCCAAGCGTCAGGCGCGGTTGCTGCGCGAATTTGCGCGCCGGCAGGGAGATCCCAACGAAGGGGGGCAAACGCGGGCAGGGCTGGTGACGGCCTACCGCCAAGATGCGTTGAAATGCGCGCTCTATCTCTTTGAGGTGGGTGCAAGCAAAGGCGCGGACGTGGCGCGTGCGGCTGCGGTCCCTCGTGCCACGACAATGATGCGCGACGATCATTACGGTTGGTTCGAGAAAGTAGAAAAGGGTGTCTATGGATTGACCCCAGCTGGCGCTCAGGCTGTTGCAACTGCGGAGCGCGTTTTGGGCGCAGGCTGATTTTTTGATTCGATTTGAGCCTTGGCTCGGTGGGGGCCGCGCGGTCAAAACGGGCTCTTAAGTTGGGTAAAAGCCTGCGTGACGTAGTTAATTTAGCGATACCTGCATATCCGTGAAATTTTTCATGACCGATTGGTTGACAGAATTCGGAAGCATGCCTAGCTATGCGCTGTTAGCACTTGGGTCACCTGAGTGCTAACGGCCCACCCTTCAACCGGAAGGGGGGCCATAAGAAGGAAACTTTGAGCCTTAAGGAGCTGCAAAGATGGCAATTAAACCGCTTCATGACCGCGTGCTGGTACGCCGCACGGAAAGCGAAGAAAAAACCAAGGGTGGTCTGATCATCCCTGATAGCGCAAAAGAAAAGCCCTCCGAAGGCGAAGTCGTCTCTTGTGGCGAAGGCGCACGCAAAGACAGCGGCGAGCTGATCGAGATGGCTGTTAAAGCCGGTGATAAAATCCTGTTCGGCAAATGGTCCGGCACGGAAGTCACGCTTGATGACGAAGAGCTGCTGATGATGAAAGAAAGCGACATCATGGGCATCATCTCCTGATCAAGGGGATGCTGGGGCAAGTG
It encodes the following:
- a CDS encoding co-chaperone GroES; translated protein: MAIKPLHDRVLVRRTESEEKTKGGLIIPDSAKEKPSEGEVVSCGEGARKDSGELIEMAVKAGDKILFGKWSGTEVTLDDEELLMMKESDIMGIIS